TAGTTTTTAGCGAGAGTTTGTATGCAGCATGCTAGTACTTGATTAAAGgtatgagaaatatttatttataaaattattcattatttttttacattttgattttaaacacaTTTGTTCAATATTGATTATTGATTTCATTTGTTCAATAAGAGTCAATAATGTCaagagttatatttttattttattttattttataaaaccgacattgaacagccgacccaattctgaattTAGGACCAtaaatgttcaactacgtagacttgtaattttgaacccatcccagaagacaagggaactcctgggaCAAACTAGGCTTcgtgtaggactttttgatagaatttaCCCGCATTTGCCTTACACCGAGAGGAGAAATTAGAGAGGATCAATTTAGAGATACGTATATTGttgtatgaattattttaaaactagtgaGCTCCGCCCCTACTCTCGCCAACTCCTAAAGATTGCAATGCAATCTTATATGATTCGCTTGGCAAATAATCGCTTCCCTCGTTacaaattttgtcttaaatgtGTCCTAGGGTCTTAGAATACAAATGATTGTAGCAATTAAATCGAATAGAAAAAATTCgagaataatgaaatttttatgtatttcatttttcagaaatctTAGTTACccaaagtttttgataaaatcgtTTAGCAAATTAATATGTAAACCATAAAAACGTAACTCTTTCGAATATTCGGTCATAcaggtttaattattattattgcttctATTTGTTTCaatgagataaatatttttcgaccAAGGTTACACTATTGATAACGTGTGACTTCATAAGGCTTTATTGAGTTAAGCTcgtttcatacatttttaatcaataatcaaCGAATCACTTTTGCAATGAATGTTAGAAACATTTACATGCATTATTTGGAAATTAGAGTCGTTTTTTAGACTCatctttcaatttgaaaatttcctaaaaagtgttgttttttttttttttNAATTTCTTTTGCAGATTGGAGATGCATGCTTGCATTTTTCCAGAAACATGCACAACacacaaaatcttatttttgttttaagaattttggagcatatttttttttaatatcagaattttGGAATCCCCTACCGGGGGTGGTTACAAATTTTTCACCTAGGATAGACCAGAAAAAATGTCTATGAGGTGAATACCAAGCAATGACCTCTAACCTTGAAAGAAAAGTGTAGAGAATACCGGGTAATGGCTCATTGATTTCTGCTAGGTTATTATTCAggttaatttgattattattaataattaccacTTGTTTTCGTAAATGGAATAAGCGTGCACATTGATCTAATTACTCTCGATATATACTTGCCCGGCCATTTTCCAGGAATCCCCTGGACATGCACAGCacacaaaatcttatttttgatttcagaatttcagaattttttttttttttaatatcagaattttGGAATCCCCTCCGGGAgtgattacaaattttttcccTAGGATAGATTAGAAAAAATGTCTATGAGGGGAATACCAAGCAATGACCTTTAACCTTGAAAGAACAGTGTAGAGAATACCGGGCAATGGCTCATTGATTTCTGCTAGGTTATTATTCAGGTTAatctgattattattaataattgccaCTTGTTTTCGTAAATGGAATAAGCGTGCACATTGATCACATTACTCTCGATACATACTTGCCCGGCCATTTTCCAGGAATNtatatatatatatatagatttggtcacctcattgggaggcattatgaaattaagaaatgcaataaaaacttGAAGCGAGGAAATGCTTTTGGATATATTTTGTCATGTGAAAAGAAATGCtagactttaaaatttaaaattttgaaatcgttaATAAAGTCTGCCATTTATTCCTATCTTAAGGAAAATGTAAGCGAATATTCCATATCTTTATTCGCTTACAAAAGTCTACGATTCCTCTAGGCCTAGGGAGTGATCGAGGGACTGAATTGTTAGTCTGATATCGGTACTAATTAAACCAGGCTCGACATTATGTAACTTGGTACTGTTACCTAAACTCTGTCGGTTGTAACAGGAGAATCGATTGTTAGTAATAgcatgaaattatttgaaacagaaatttttaatgactaaaaattaaagtttctttttaaagtaaataaatattcttacatGTTGTATGTTGTTTCGTGTGGAAAAAGTGCCAAACCCTGTTTTCGAAAAACTCGTCAATATGCTCTATTgctttttctttagaatttattattctCAGTTGATTTAGAAATTAGtcaagttaaaattgtttacataacACGAAATGCATGTTAAATAAACGTTAATGTTACcgtaagttaatttttacaaacaattgcagcatatatttaaagcatttacaaaacctctccatgtaaagcaaatgcgtgTTATTTCCATTAAACATCTTCCACGAAGTTTAGTTTGTCGCAATGCTTGATCCTGGTATTTCCTTATATTCTGGATGTGATTCAAAACTTAATAGTTACGGAGTTGATTcaaagcaaattgaaaattgggtcgactggttataaaatacaacgcaagaagaaaatatagataacctaatattcaaaaacattaaaagatttgTGTTTTCTTAGTAGAATATTGTCCCGAGTGGTGtttggtttataaaaaaaaaatattttttttcttccagatttTAAAGtcacaaacattttttcaagaTGATTTCCTTCACAATAACTTTCATGCAGATCAGTTTCGCGTCAATATTCTTAATAAAGTTTTCCAATGCGTCTTCTTGGTCTCCTACTTGTAGTACATCTGTGTCTGGTAAAATTCCAAGATTAATACCTGATCCAACTGACTGCAAGAGTATGTTCATTTGTTCGAAGGGGAAACCACTTCAGTACTTTTGTACAGCGGACATGGTATTTAATGCTTCCCAGCAAGAGTGTGTTCATCAATCAGGTtgtaaaagtaagttttttttcaaattaattttatataacgtttttgtttagctgtcttattttattttcattactttattttttatttgatgctgATCTACCTGTGTAGGTTGTCAGGGAACTGGCATTGcaccagaaaggttctgggcTCGAATCACAGggaaggcatggatgttctttcattctctctactatctgtccttactgtgggggCAATAATGGCCCacttaatatggtgcccctgaaagagtggcttATAAATCTGctcttcagatgcctgtatgacttatgtcattggaaaaaaattattatttgattatttttttatttgattttttctcttatttataattcatttatttgttcagtaaacaataattagaatttctttttaaaacctgtcttatttaattttaaattatttttcttttattttgttggtAAGATCACTAAACGTTATTTACTTTTGCTTtcgtttgaagaaaaaaacacactttctctttggaacaaaaatttaaacatgccCGTGGATAGATCGTAACGTTATGTCATGATCATAATTCGGTCGTTAAAttcctaattattaaataatcgcagatttttttttaaaaattcttctcaaaACTTAATGATTCTGTTTTTTTAGTGGTGTAACATGAGCTTTTTctggtgattttttaaaaaatactttttttcccgaTGCTTTTTTCCGTGATTCGTTCTTATGTCTTCTACGAGCTCCTTACTTACTATGTCATTGAAGCCAATTGTTATGCCGTTTCCAGCGCTATCGTAAAAACTTGAGCTTAGTTTGTTGATATATTCTAGTACACTATCGATCCTTAGGCTTTTTCTggtattcataattattatactgtaatatttttttcttcttgtttcaGGTACTGGTAAACACTCAGACTTTGATGAGTGTCCAAAGAAGAATGGAagattttctgtttattttccCCACCCAACTGATTGCACTATGTTTTATCAATGCGATCATGGCATGGCTTATCCTCACAACTGCAAAGGTGGACTGCATTTTAACCCTAAAAAGAATGTTTGTGACTGGCCACAAAATGCGAATTGCAAAGCACGTAAGTGAGACACGATTGTTGTAATTAGTTAGCTAAGTAATGAGATTCCAAGATGAGtcagtaaaaaaaagtgttgtCGCAAAAGTATAACATGTAATATTTTCGGTATGGTATTTTAATAAGGtaactcgtttttttttttttaatttttagtcatGCAAATAGGCTTACTGAAAAATATGGCTATAAGCGAATTGCTGCCCTAATACATAAGGTTTATTGGAACAAGTTTCTTAGGTGCATTGTAAAATGACATCGGCCAATTAGCCtacgatatataatttttttttaatgattaggTAGTTTTAAGGCTGTTTCTCAAAGGCTCCGtcgtaatataaaattatgcttttttgcgagtaatatgctatttttataactgttgtgagtttgcaactgtttcacatgactgttaggtcaagtttaagTAAGTCTAAAGCCAGCactgtctacgcttattttgaaaatggctcaaaacgtcaatatggagaaaagccccCGTTTTgcgaaaatgaaaagcatttatattctaattttttaatatttaaaatcttactgCAATGTTGTATTGTGTGGGctcataaaatttgcaaaaactgagaatacggcagagattttgataatttttatctaggtggaaaaatgtcgccaaattggcgatttttaaaaaggttcaataacttttaaaacatttaagttatATATCTATTCTAAAGCGCAGATAATTTTTACGGcgagattatatatataatttaacatcatcgcattgcttcaaatGTAAGGCACTTAcactatggcttttttttttattttccttgatggagtttgaaaaatattaggtACTGATTAAGGCGGATCGGggataagtaaattaattattactgatggtaaaaacacaatatttttctttattttaagaagtaaaacTACCAATTTCTACCACTATTTATTGACAGCTGAGATACGTATATTCACTCGAGAAagttcacaaaaatataatcatGAAGTGCAACTGCTAATAAATGGTGGttagtaacaaattttatttttaaacagagtaaaactaaaatgtgcttttaaccagtttttcgctttttttctcaaaatttgcaAAGCTGAAATAACTTCAGCGATTATATCAGTAAGTGAAAGAACTAAACGAAAGAAaaagatgaatttaaaatattagctttttCAAAACAGATGTTGAgactaattttatataataatcgCATATTGTgacaatacaattaaaaaaaaactttttttctctaccTGTTGTTTAGAGGAAACGTGAGAAATAGAGAAAATACGATAACAAATCGCAAGAAAAAACGCAAGAAaaagcgagaaaaaaatttattttttcttaagaaaattgaatgtaataagttattaaaaactgaattaagaGCACATTCATATTGAATTCTCCACCCAAAAAAGCATAATAGGATATTATAGTTggcatttttttctccaaaagtgCAATTGGTagatttgcatgaaatttttttattttatttacaagtttgtttttcatttggaaaagataaaaaactggtaatagaaacattttatttatacctccACTTCAGAAGTAAGTTATCCGTCGCAACTACTATTACTGTCTATATTTATTTGCAAGAAgcaatagtaataatattacGTATCAGCAGGAAATATCACTAATTAATgacatgttttaaataaaaaaaaagaaatgacagtcaataatagtaataaaaaataggtaGAAATGATATGTTCGATTaccgttctttttttttttaaatatttcccgAATAATCATCTGCATTGATGAAGAAAGTTAgcaaaattttcatgatttagCTAATACAGTAAAATCTCTCGGGGAGCTACCCAGGGATAAAGAAAAGAGATTCTCTCTTTAGCCCCGGGAGCGACCACTCTCTGTTCCACAGTGTTAATGATGGTCATTAATGTTGATCGTTCTTAGGGGAACTCTATtgactttaaaatgttattgaaggtacatgatttttcgcaaacgatttttattttagtcagtGTCGTTTTCTTGATGCGGAAATGTCACTTGCGTTGGTGTCATGAAAACCagatcaatgaataaaaatgacccCTACTCATATAAAGTGTAAAAACAAACGTACCAATTATGAATCATAGagctatttcaaataaacaatcaattatgtttttgtttaagtttgtatttagttgtatagcataaaaatttgtttgctttaaaaatgagaGGAGGTTTGTTTGTTAGAGGTacttagttttttctaaaaaactttcttagctaatttaacttttaactcaaaaaatgaaacatcGATAGCATCGTCTTTAGTGTACTTTGACTGCAATATGAGATTTTTGATCTCTTTTAGAGATCGTCAAAAAGAGTTCTCTAGCTAAGATCCACTAACAAATAGTTTGAACACATATCTACtcaattgttttgttaatattttttgtttccttatttgaccttttccgcATTTGGTGCGGAAGTTTGTCCATTTGCTGGAAGAGGCTTTGATGGCCTCTCCTAAAGGCTTTCTTCAAAACAAAGTCTATGGAAAGACTTCCGTACCTCCCAAAAGTGATCGTAAATAGAGGAGGTTGCTACACAAGGATGGTTTTTTCTGGAGGCTtcactgaattttatttttaagaggaTATATAGTAAGATATATAGTAAGCATTGTACTAAAATTAGGTAATCTTAAAAcacttgtttttaaaagcttaaaacacCATAACAGAGTTTTGAGAAGAAACAACATCCTTTATTTTAGACAGTTAAAAATAGTACGATAGAATAAAAGTGAATGGTAGAAGGGGTTAAAAACTCTGTAGCACAGGTAAGAAGAAAGAAGCaggtaacatttaaaaagataacaatgtaaaaaaaaaagtttaacattttattgaaataaaaaaagaatttttcctgatttaattatgcattaaaacattttattacaggTTTCATTACTCCAAAACTGTGACATTTACTTCATTCTGTCATCCAAATCGACTGACTTCATTCAGCAACGAGACATCTTCCAcgtgtaatatttattttgatgctattttgtttgaaatactCTGATTCATCTTCACTTCCTATCTGAGGGTCGCTGTTATGACATTATAAATTATGGCACTGTTATTGAATCATAAAATGATGATAAGTGTGAGAGATTAATCATCTTAATATTCtcatattagttaaaaatgttcTCGTAAAATAGTCATGttgattcgatttttttttcaatatgtattcgcgttaagttttcattatttttatttatttatttttattttataacctgtcgttgaacaaccgacccaattttttgggtttacggctactaatgttcaactattATTTGTTGTTACATCTGGTGTATAAATTCTTTCAACATAATGCAAATTGCACCACTCTTGATTGGTGAAGCGTTTGCTCAACATTTTGTAGTGCTGTAAAACcgaccctttttttaaaaaaaagtggtcgAGAGTAGTCGCAAGTAAAGTAATGAGTTTCTCTATCTATTCTTTATCTAGACGAGAGATTATAAGCCGTACTTTTTAATGAGCTCATATGTATGTgtaacaataaacaaacaaagaaatatGTGGTATTAGAGTATTTGCAACTTGAGAAGAAAAATACGTGATTAGACCCAACcataagattaaattatatagtaaCGTTAACACTTGGCGGGTTAACGTCACAGTAATTAGGCTTAGTTTAATATCACGCTGAATTAATTTTCAGATCAGATTTAATTAGATACCAGTAAGTGACGTCACATGACGTGCCGatcctgattggcttctgaatcgtaACATAAGCGAATGTCACGATTTATCGGCGATGACACCACTTGCAGGAATCTGATTCTGACAGAGCATCAATGAGCAAGTGGTCTCGCCGTTTCGCCTAGCCAAACGCTTTGTAGCgtgaaaattccaaaatataaaatcaggtataaatatgtatattgaagttagttattaattattgtagCAATAcgttttgtataaatttttgcatatatGTTTTGTAGTATggtcattcaaaattatttatttcatatttcataaataatgtaCTAATCATGAAGTGAGCATTACTTATTAGTTGTAATGTAAAGATTCATctttaacaaacaaataaagcttttttaaaaaatttgcccaGAGTCCtctttatgatgaaaaaaaaaatgctttttgttaGTACAGTGTTTTGCTcagaatatattatttcattgatCTTCGACgagaaataattatcttttcacATAACCAAGGACATTTTTTATCaacgttaaaataaattgaattcgATACATATCTATTGTAGTACACTAAAGCTTATTAAATTCAATGCAATCattgttttatcagtttttccAAGAAATACACAAAGCAATTGATTCTCGGATGATTGATTACAatcttttatacaaaaataaaggcACGTTTTGCTGCGTTTTCAATCTTTTGTACTCAGtactttaaaatgctattttacccttttatagggcatttttttgtcatgttaaatatttttttcttaaatatttaacatgaataataataatatattaataataatattaatgaaactgCATGATCAATAATTCAAAGTGATTATGTTTTTACCGTCTATACATCTATTGAGtgactaaaatatttagttgctaaataacttttgatagctgaaagttctgaaaaaaaaaatgagaattcaGATTCCatgatataaatatgtatttttcgtGATGCTcacttttgagaaaaagaaataatttatttattctgcagtaatgtttttttttagactttttgcATTCATTTAAGTTGCCAAATAC
Above is a window of Parasteatoda tepidariorum isolate YZ-2023 chromosome 5, CAS_Ptep_4.0, whole genome shotgun sequence DNA encoding:
- the LOC107436554 gene encoding peritrophin-1-like, whose translation is MISFTITFMQISFASIFLIKFSNASSWSPTCSTSVSGKIPRLIPDPTDCKSMFICSKGKPLQYFCTADMVFNASQQECVHQSGCKSTGKHSDFDECPKKNGRFSVYFPHPTDCTMFYQCDHGMAYPHNCKGGLHFNPKKNVCDWPQNANCKARFITPKL